The following coding sequences are from one Saccopteryx bilineata isolate mSacBil1 chromosome 3, mSacBil1_pri_phased_curated, whole genome shotgun sequence window:
- the FSBP gene encoding fibrinogen silencer-binding protein: protein MVGKARSSNFTLTEKLDLLKLVKPYVKILEEHTNKHSVIVEKNRCWDIIAVNYNAIGVDRPPRTAQGLRNLYKRLKEYAKQELLQQKDTQSDFTSNISEPTKKVMEMIPHISSSCLIRDRNHIQSTNLDEEAQAGTSSLQVMLDHRPVAITVEVKQEEDIKPPLPLVLNSEQNYTLDQREEQELVHVMERSVSPSLSTVDMTMTSSPSSIPRRDDFFHHENEGHFRSQLGYDPQILQMMKKEHQIILENQKNFGLYVQEKRDGLKRRQQLEEELLQAKIEVEKLKAVRLRHDLPEYNSF, encoded by the exons ATGGTAGGAAAGGCTAGATCTTCCAATTTTACCTTAACTGAAAAGCTTGATTTGCTAAAGCTTGTGAAGCCATATGTGAAAATTCTCGAAGAGCACACTAATAAACATTCAGTAATAGTGGAAAAAAATAGATGTTGGGATATCATAGCAGTTAACTATAATGCAATTGGAGTAGATCGTCCTCCTCGAACAGCGCAGGGCCTACGCAACCTTTACAAAAGGCTCAAAGAATATGCCAAACAAGAGCTATTGCAGCAAAAAGACACCCAATCAGATTTTACAAGCAACATTTCTGAGCCAACCAAGAAAGTTATGGAGATGATTCCCCACATTTCCAGTTCTTGCCTGATAAGAGACAGGAACCACATACAAAg TACAAACTTGGATGAGGAAGCACAGGCTGGTACCAGTTCACTACAGGTAATGTTGGATCACCGTCCAGTTGCTATTACGGTGGAGGTGAAGCAAGAAGAAGACATTAAGCCCCCTCTTCCACTGGTTTTAAATTCTGAACAGAATTATACATTAGATCAAAGAGAAGAACAGGAATTAGTACATGTTATGGAAAGATCTGTGTCGCCGTCACTTTCCACTGTTGATATGACAATGACATCGTCTCCATCTTCTATCCCAAGGAGAGATGATTTTTTTCACCATGAGAATGAAGGACACTTTAGATCACAATTAGGGTATGATCCGCAGATTCTGCAAATGATGAAAAAGGAGCATCagataattttagaaaatcaaaaaaattttggATTATATGTTCAGGAGAAGAGGGATGGATTGAAAAGAAGGCAGCAGCTAGAAGAAGAGCTGCTACAAGCAAAAATTGAAGTGGAGAAGCTGAAAGCAGTTCGCTTACGGCATGATCTGCCTGAATATaatagtttctaa